The following proteins come from a genomic window of Anopheles ziemanni chromosome 3, idAnoZiCoDA_A2_x.2, whole genome shotgun sequence:
- the LOC131288384 gene encoding bicaudal D-related protein homolog yields MDAHSKLKPTLEDYILEMETRPPDSGLVAEKDVWAQLHQKEADLLLAAELGKALLEKNEELKKQQDKLIDDYSAKVENLEQEKYILKRQLEISSSENEAVILELQADIKQFRQKLEAQEQIMRQMEREKNMLIEELTAQNTRLSNELQKSNATEMQLSAQLQEIKEQCNRRTLSIQDHVNSLESLKNELRMILDKKNELESRLHMTTNERENLSIALNEASERIHILERSTKEQDTKYQMTVQTLDRLERENGTLSERLESFDSQRSLHSELNHHSSLLQEMNGDEEDTGMKDEATQLVLKEAQSVYKQLKTLCQTLRSTHHDDDSGLHSDMSFSSLDNTMASVSMPPQHSVTEATSASMTVNDKFSRGMLSSAADELVHIIMNLDAMQFKTMFEQTRSMLIEQEEELKKKNDIIMQLESKLSVRDVELQSTIEERNQAREDASHSSLAQDETVVQARKDRDAAIERRTKAEIELAKNRVELMQANSQLLEAIQQKVELLQQLEQWQIDMHELIEEQMKNKLIESSTKPQQQQQAQQSSGGSATGGRKSRLLDLFYHR; encoded by the exons ATGGATGCGCACAGCAAATTGAAGCCCACCCTCGAGGACTACATCCTAGAGATGGAGACCCGGCCACCCGACAGTGGTCTGGTCGCCGAAAAGGATGTCTGGGCGCAGCTGCACCAGAAGGAGGCCGATCTGCTGCTGGCGGCCGAGCTCGGCAAGGCGCTGCTGGAGAAGAACGAGGAGCTGAAGAAGCAGCAGGACAAGCTGATCGACGACTACTCGGCGAAGGTGGAG AATTTGGAGCAGGAGAAGTACATCCTAAAGCGCCAGTTGGAAATCAGCTCGAGTGAAAATGAGGCCGTCATCCTGGAGCTACAGGCGGACATCAAGCAGTTCCGGCAGAAGCTGGAAGCGCAGGAGCAGATTATGCGCCAGATGGAGCGCGAGAAGAACATGCTGATCGAGGAGCTGACGGCGCAAAACACGCGCCTCTCGAACGAGCTGCAAAAGTCCAACGCCACCGAGATGCAGCTGTCGGCGCAGCTGCAGGAGATCAAGGAGCAGTGCAATCGGCGCACGCTCAGCATACAGGACCACGTCAACAGTCTGGAGAGCCTGAAGAACGAGCTGCGCATGATCCTGGACAAGAAGAATGAGCTCGAGTCGCGCCTGCACATGACGACGAACGAGCGGGAGAACCTCTCGATCGCGCTGAACGAGGCGTCCGAGCGGATACACATCCTAGAGCGGAGTACCAAGGAGCAGGACACCAAGTACCAGATGACGGTGCAGACGCTCGATCGGTTGGAGCGTGAAAATGGCACGCTCAGCGAGCGGTTGGAGTCGTTTGACTCGCAGCGATCACTCCACAGCGAGTTGAATCACCATTCGTCACTGCTGCAGGAGATGAACGGCGACGAGGAGGACACTGGGATGAAGGACGAAGCTACGCAGCTTGTCCTCAAGGAGGCACAGTCGGTGTACAAGCAGCTGAAGACGTTATGTCAGACGTTGCGCAGTACTCACCATGACGATGACTCAG GATTACACTCGGATATGTCCTTTTCGTCGCTCGATAACACGATGGCGTCCGTGTCGATGCCACCGCAACATTCGGTAACGGAAGCGACCAGTGCCAGCATGACCGTTAACGACAAGTTCAGTCGTGGCATGCTATCGTCGGCAGCGGATGAGCTCGTGCATATCATTATGAACCTGGATGCGATGCAGTTCAAGACCATGTTCGAACAGACACGTTCGATGCTGATCGAGCAGGAAGAAGagctgaagaaaaagaatgacaTCATAATGCAGCTGGAGAGCAAG TTATCGGTCCGAGATGTTGAGCTACAGAGCACGATCGAGGAGCGCAATCAAGCCCGCGAGGATGCGTCCCACTCGAGCCTGGCGCAGGACGAAACGGTTGTGCAGGCCCGAAAGGATCGTGACGCTGCCATCGAGCGGCGTACCAAGGCTGAGATCGAGCTTGCCAAGAACCGGGTAGAGCTAATGCAGGCCAACAGCCAACTGCTGGAGGCAATCCAGCAGAAGGTGGAGCTGCTGCAGCAGCTCGAACAGTGGCAGATTGACATGCACGAACTGATCGAGGAGCAGATGAAGAACAAGCTTATCGAGTCTAGTACAaaaccgcagcagcagcagcaggcccaGCAGTCATCCGGCGGCTCGGCTACCGGCGGGCGCAAGAGCCGGCTCCTTGATCTGTTCTACCATCGATGA
- the LOC131288938 gene encoding ubiquitin fusion degradation protein 1 homolog, with protein sequence MFQFNGFNMMFPDHSRPFSTTYKCYSVSMLPGNERQDVENGGKIIMPPSALDQLTRLNVVYPMLFKLTNASINRSTHAGVLEFVADEGKIYIPYWMMHNLLLDEGDMVEIESVSIPVATYSKFQPQSVEFLDITNPKAVLENCLRNFACLTTGDLIAIKYNNTTYELSVLETKPGPAVTIIECDMNVEFAPPVGYTEPERKEKEEEPMTIDPTELMPEPTGFVAFKGEGTRLDGKKKKDNGANDAPQAQRQTYVRGIPDYEHPFGLLRFDRSIRKAEQNDTKLEENKFEEFQGEGFSLKKNRK encoded by the exons ATG TTTCAGTTCAACGGGTTTAATATGATGTTTCCGGATCATTCCCGTCCGTTCAGTACCACGTACAAATGCTACTCGGTATCGATGCTGCCGGGCAATGAAAGACAGGATGTGGAGAATGGTGGTAAAATCATTATGCCACCGTCGGCACTCGATCAGCTGACGAGGCTTAATGTGGTCTACCCTATGCTATTCAAGCTCACAAATGCATCGATTAACCGTAGCACACATGCAGGAGTGCTCGAGTTTGTTGCTGACGAAGGCAAAATCTACATCCCCTACTGGATGATGCACAATCTGCTGCTTGACGAAGGGGATATGGTAGAGATCGAGAGTGTGTCCATTCCGGTGGCGACTTACTCAAAGTTCCAGCCACAGAGTGTTGAATTTTTGGACATTACAAACCCGAAGGCAGTGCTGGAGAATTGTCTGCGGAACTTTGCCTGTCTGACGACGGGCGATTTGATTGCAATCAAGTACAACAACACCACGTATGAGCTTTCGGTGCTGGAAACAAAGCCCGGTCCTGCCGTCACAATTATCGAATGTGATATGAACGTTGAGTTCGCCCCTCCGGTGGGGTACACCGAGCCAGAGAGGAAGGAGAAGGAAGAGGAACCGATGACCATCGATCCGACGGAGCTGATGCCCGAACCAACGGGATTTGTAGCGTTCAAAGGTGAGGGCACGAGACTCGAtggcaaaaagaagaaggacaATGGGGCCAACGATGCTCCGCAAGCACAGAGGCAAACGTATGTACGTGGAATTCCCGACTACGAACATCCGTTCGGTTTACTGCGGTTTGACCGGAGTATAAGAAAGGCAGAGCAGAACGATACGAAACTGGAAGAGAACAAGTTTGAAGAGTTTCAGGGAGAAGGGTTCAGCCTAAAGAAAAATCGCAAGTAA
- the LOC131288940 gene encoding actin-related protein 2/3 complex subunit 4 codes for MAATLKPYLTAVRHTLTAAMCLSNFSSQVVERHNKPEVEVRSSKELLLTPVVISRNEKERVLIETSVNSVRISIAVKQADEIEKILCHKFTRFMMMRAENFIILRRKPIEGYDISFLITNFHTEQMYKHKLVDFVIHFMEEIDKEISEMKLAVNARARICSEEFLKRF; via the coding sequence ATGGCCGCAACTCTAAAGCCTTATCTGACGGCCGTCCGGCACACCCTCACGGCAGCGATGTGCTTGAGCAATTTTTCCTCCCAGGTCGTGGAACGCCACAACAAGCCGGAGGTCGAGGTGCGTAGCAGCAAAGAACTCCTACTGACCCCGGTGGTCATTTCGCGAAACGAAAAGGAGCGCGTCCTCATCGAGACGAGTGTAAATTCGGTGCGTATCAGCATCGCGGTCAAGCAGGCGGACGAGATCGAGAAAATCCTGTGCCACAAGTTCACCCGGTTCATGATGATGCGTGCGGAAAACTTTATCATCCTGCGGCGGAAACCGATCGAGGGCTACGACATCAGTTTCTTGATCACGAATTTCCATACCGAGCAGATGTACAAGCATAAGCTGGTTGACTTTGTCATTCACTTCATGGAGGAGATCGATAAGGAAATCAGCGAAATGAAGCTCGCCGTCAATGCACGAGCCCGTATCTGCTCGGAAGAGTTCTTGAAGCGGTTCTAA